The proteins below are encoded in one region of Tamandua tetradactyla isolate mTamTet1 chromosome 9, mTamTet1.pri, whole genome shotgun sequence:
- the LOC143645550 gene encoding olfactory receptor 5AN1-like, whose protein sequence is MTLEGNSTEITYFILLGFSDFPRILAALFVIFLVTYITTVTWNLCLIILIRMDSHLHTPMYFFLSNLSFIDICYITSTTPRMLLTFFQKQQTVTFLGCMVQYFIFSTMGLSDACLLTAMAYDRYAAICKPLLYSSIMSPSLCGWMALGAYLAGLCGSLSQLCALLQLHFCGPNVINHFFCDMPQLLNLSCTDTFFAQVILAILSMTYGIINVLIILISYIYIVMSIMKITSAKGRSKVFNICASHMTAVSLFYTSVIYVYLSSSTSGSSSFDRIASVLYTVVIPMLNPVIYSLRNRDIKDALKRLQKKRGCF, encoded by the coding sequence ATGACTCTAGAAGGAAATAGTACAGAGATCACCTATTTCATCCTCCTGGGATTCTCAGATTTTCCCAGGATCTTAGCAGCACTCTTTGTTATATTCCTGGTGACCTACATCACAACTGTGACCTGGAACTTGTGTCTCATCATCTTAATAAGGATGGATTCCCACCTACACacacccatgtatttcttcctcagtaACCTGTCCTTCATAGATATTTGTTATATTACTTCCACAACCCCAAGAATGCTCCTCACCTTTTTCCAGAAGCAGCAAACAGTTACATTTTTGGGCTGCATGGTTCAGTATTTCATCTTTTCAACCATGGGACTGAGCGATGCTTGTCTCCTGACTGCCATGGCTTATGACCGATATGCTGCCATTTGTAAGCCATTGCTTTATTCATCCATCATGTCACCCAGCCTCTGCGGTTGGATGGCACTTGGAGCCTATTTGgctggactctgtggttctttaTCCCAGTTGTGTGCCTTGCTTCAGCTCCATTTCTGTGGTCCTAATGTTATCAACCACTTCTTCTGTGACATGCCTCAATTGTTAAACTTGTCCTGCACAGACACTTTTTTTGCACAAGTCATTCTTGCTATATTATCGATGACCTATGGGATAATAAATGTTCTAATTATACTGATATCTTATATCTACATTGTTATGTCCATCATGAAGATCACTTCAGCTAAAGGCAGGTCTAAGGTTTTCAACATCTGTGCTTCTCACATGACAGCTGTTTCCCTCTTCTACACATCAGTTATCTATGTCTATTTGAGTTCCAGCACCAGTGGTTCTTCCAGCTTTGACAGGATTGCATCAGTCTTATACACTGTGGTAATTCCCATGTTAAATCCAGTGATttacagtctgaggaacagagaCATTAAAGATGCTTTGAAGAGGTTgcaaaagaagagaggatgctTCTAA